TTTTCTTGGTGACACCGAAGATCACAATTCCATTCATCTGGCTGTACTTACGGAGCCGTACCTCGAGTGGATTCTTGCTGGAAAGAAGACGATCGAATCTCGGTTCTCGGTGAATCGGGTTGCGCCGTATGGTGCGATCTCACCCGGAGATTGCTTGGTTTTGAAGCGTTCCTCGGGCCCGATCGTGGGCTTGTGCACCGTATCAGACGTCGAGTTCTTCGAACTAGATCGCTCAACTCGTGCCCAGATCAGGGCCGACTACGGGCGCGGGCTCTGCGCAGAGACACCGGAATTTTGGAAAGCGCGCGAGCACGCATGCTACGCGACTCTCATGCACATCGACTCCGTCATTCCGCTACCACCCCTTTCCTGCGCGAAGCGCGACCGGCGCGGGTGGGTCGTACTCCCATTGGACTCAACCACGGATGACCAACTTACGCTGCCAGGTCATCGGCCTAGCCGGTCAAATCGGCGCCGGGAAGTCGAGCATCGCTAGAGGGCTTGCCGAGGCGTTGGACTGGAAGGTGGGAAGCTTCGGCGAGTACGTCAGGGACGTTGCCACCGAATCTGGATTTGAGCATACACGCGACAATCTCCAAGCAGTGGGCGAAGATCTCATCCAGACGCTATCAGCAGATGA
This genomic stretch from bacterium harbors:
- a CDS encoding ASCH domain-containing protein, whose protein sequence is METWQAQLETDVREALAETGVEMPRAFLGDTEDHNSIHLAVLTEPYLEWILAGKKTIESRFSVNRVAPYGAISPGDCLVLKRSSGPIVGLCTVSDVEFFELDRSTRAQIRADYGRGLCAETPEFWKAREHACYATLMHIDSVIPLPPLSCAKRDRRGWVVLPLDSTTDDQLTLPGHRPSRSNRRREVEHR